One part of the Lycium ferocissimum isolate CSIRO_LF1 chromosome 8, AGI_CSIRO_Lferr_CH_V1, whole genome shotgun sequence genome encodes these proteins:
- the LOC132067145 gene encoding uncharacterized protein LOC132067145, translating to MDQLQPQQPTQVYPNNPNNFPNQPNNIPMTQSSSSHNSNGSFVSVFVVLAIVLVISLIACVAGRICSKKSHGPKVKKSQGHPQKQKEGKKNKHNEFHNKREGGDIEFGFDKRIASSKVAAAHGDHYKGSKPFKNSGGKGGVRFSDNHIDFKLGP from the coding sequence atgGATCAATTGCAACCACAACAACCGACTCAAGTTTATCCTAATAATCCAAACAATTTCCCTAATCAACCAAACAATATCCCAATGACTCAATCCTCTTCTTCTCATAATTCAAATGGTTCATTTGTGAGTGTTTTTGTTGTCCTGGCTATAGTTTTGGTCATATCTCTTATTGCTTGTGTTGCGGGACGCATATGCAGCAAGAAAAGTCATGGTCCTAAGGTGAAGAAAAGTCAAGGTCACCCACAAAAACAAAAGGAGGGAAAGAAGAATAAGCACAATGAGTTTCATAATAAAAGAGAAGGAGGGGATATAGAATTTGGATTTGATAAAAGAATTGCAAGTTCTAAAGTGGCTGCAGCACATGGAGATCATTATAAGGGGTCTAAGCCTTTTAAGAATAGTGGAGGTAAAGGGGGAGTCAGATTTTCTGATAATCATATTGATTTCAAGCTTGGTCCATGA